Proteins encoded together in one Penaeus vannamei isolate JL-2024 chromosome 11, ASM4276789v1, whole genome shotgun sequence window:
- the LOC138863216 gene encoding sporozoite surface protein 2-like produces the protein MGFLALIVATHLFTSASRCSVQVHCRPLASFDAQAKAWMPQSPTNGAKVLPQSPTNGAKVLPQSPTNGAKVLPQSPTNGAKVLPQSPTNGAKVLPQSPTNGAKVLPQSPTNGAKVLPQSPTNGAKVLPQSPTNGAKVLPQSPTNGAKVLPQSPTNGAKVLPQSPTNGAKVLPQSPTNGAKVLPQSPTNGAKVLPQSPTNGAKVLPQSPTNGAKVLPQSPTNGAKVQPQSPTNGAKVLPQSTTNGAKVLPQSPTNGAKVLPQSPTNGAKVLPQSPTNGAKVLPQSPTNGAKVLPQSPTNGAKVLPQSPTNGAKVLPQSPTNGAKVLPQSPTNGANVLPQSPTNGAKVLPQSPTNGAKVLPQSPTIGAKVPPLASRMLLYSRIFYAAAFLVCLGVYIYLIIVQ, from the coding sequence ATGGGCTTTCTAGCTCTCATTGTGGCCACGCACTTGTTCACCAGCGCGTCCAGGTGTAGTGTGCAGGTTCACTGTCGACCTCTTGCGAGCTTCGATGCCCAAGCCAAAGCCTGGATGCCACAAAGCCCGACTAACGGTGCCAAGGTCCTGCCACAAAGCCCGACTAACGGTGCCAAGGTCCTGCCACAAAGCCCGACTAACGGTGCCAAGGTCCTGCCACAAAGCCCGACTAACGGTGCCAAGGTCCTGCCACAAAGCCCGACTAACGGTGCCAAGGTCCTGCCACAAAGCCCGACTAACGGTGCCAAGGTCCTGCCACAAAGCCCGACTAACGGTGCCAAGGTCCTGCCACAAAGCCCGACTAACGGTGCCAAGGTCCTGCCACAAAGCCCGACTAACGGTGCCAAGGTCCTGCCACAAAGCCCGACTAACGGTGCCAAGGTCCTGCCACAAAGCCCGACTAACGGTGCCAAGGTCCTGCCACAAAGCCCGACTAACGGTGCCAAGGTCCTGCCACAAAGCCCGACTAACGGTGCCAAGGTCCTGCCACAAAGCCCGACCAACGGTGCCAAGGTCCTGCCACAAAGCCCGACTAACGGTGCCAAGGTCCTGCCACAAAGCCCGACTAACGGTGCCAAGGTCCTGCCACAAAGCCCGACTAACGGTGCCAAGGTCCAGCCACAAAGCCCGACTAACGGTGCCAAGGTCCTGCCACAAAGCACGACTAACGGTGCCAAGGTCCTGCCACAAAGCCCGACTAACGGTGCCAAGGTCCTGCCACAAAGCCCGACTAACGGTGCCAAGGTCCTGCCACAAAGCCCGACTAACGGTGCCAAGGTCCTGCCACAAAGCCCGACTAACGGTGCCAAGGTCCTGCCACAAAGCCCGACTAACGGTGCCAAGGTCCTGCCACAAAGCCCGACTAACGGTGCCAAGGTCCTGCCACAGAGCCCGACTAACGGTGCCAAGGTCCTGCCACAGAGCCCGACTAACGGTGCCAATGTCCTGCCACAAAGCCCGACTAACGGTGCCAAGGTCCTGCCACAAAGCCCGACTAACGGTGCCAAGGTCCTGCCACAAAGCCCGACTATCGGTGCCAAGGTCCCGCCGCTTGCCTCCAGAATGTTACTTTACTCCCGAATATTCTATGCAGCGGCTTTTTTGGTTTGCCTTGGTGTCTACATCTACTTGATAATAGTCCAGTGA